From a single Streptomyces liliifuscus genomic region:
- a CDS encoding LysE/ArgO family amino acid transporter, with translation MSSTLTAAAAGFGTGLSLIVAIGAQNAFVLRQGIRRDAVLAVVGICALSDAALIALGVGGVGAVVVAWPEALTAVALIGGVFLIGYGCLAVRRVFRPSALLVETGTAGSRRRAVLTCLAMTWLNPHVYLDTVFLLGSIAADRGPLRWTFGLGAVLASLVWFAALGFGARLLSRFLARPSAWRVLDALVAAMMIALGTTLIAGA, from the coding sequence GTGAGCAGCACACTGACCGCCGCGGCCGCCGGGTTCGGCACCGGCCTCTCCCTCATCGTCGCCATCGGCGCACAGAACGCCTTCGTCCTGCGGCAGGGCATCCGCAGGGACGCCGTGCTCGCGGTGGTGGGCATCTGCGCCCTCTCCGACGCGGCACTCATCGCGCTCGGTGTCGGCGGGGTCGGCGCGGTGGTGGTCGCCTGGCCGGAGGCGTTGACCGCGGTCGCGCTGATCGGTGGTGTCTTTCTCATCGGCTACGGCTGTCTCGCCGTGCGGCGGGTGTTCCGGCCGTCGGCGCTGCTCGTGGAAACCGGAACGGCGGGCTCACGGCGGCGGGCCGTACTCACCTGTCTGGCGATGACCTGGCTCAACCCGCACGTCTACCTGGACACCGTGTTCCTGCTCGGCTCCATCGCGGCCGACCGCGGCCCGCTGCGCTGGACCTTCGGCCTCGGAGCCGTCCTCGCCAGCCTGGTCTGGTTCGCCGCACTGGGCTTCGGCGCCCGGCTGCTCAGCCGCTTCCTGGCCCGGCCGTCGGCGTGGCGCGTACTGGACGCCCTGGTCGCGGCGATGATGATCGCGCTCGGTACCACGCTGATCGCCGGGGCGTGA
- a CDS encoding MFS transporter — MDTSKSGAENNAEHGTEYSAGHSTESETGTPEPAEPKRSGGWRRWAMDTRPLRRPAYRRLWSSTIVTAVGSQLTAVAVPKQIYDITGSSAWVGYASFAGLLPLVVFALWGGAIADSVDRRKLLLVTNIGIAVTSLLFWIQAVTGLESVGVLMVLLAVQQAFFGLNSPARQASIARLVPKDELAAANALGSTVMQTGLVAGPLLAGALIPVVGLAELYLIDALALCATVWAVYRLPALPPLGTTAAAAGRAGLRGIAEGFRYISLNQVLLLSFVADIIAMVFGMPRALFPQLAAQTYAPYGEGLALGLLFAAIPIGAVVGGLMSGTFSRARRHGLMVIAAVVAWGVAITGFGLSSNLWVGVAFLAAAGVADMVSMVFRGAILLSAVTDELRGRMQGVFTVVVAGGPRLADVLHGTAGSAVGARTAVAGGGLLVVVTMVVLAVAMPALWRYRGSA; from the coding sequence GTGGACACGAGCAAGAGCGGTGCGGAGAACAACGCGGAACACGGCACGGAATACAGCGCAGGACACAGTACGGAATCGGAGACCGGGACACCGGAGCCGGCCGAACCGAAGAGAAGCGGCGGCTGGCGCCGCTGGGCCATGGACACCCGGCCGCTGCGCCGCCCGGCCTACCGCCGCCTCTGGTCCTCGACCATCGTCACGGCCGTGGGCAGCCAGCTCACCGCCGTCGCCGTACCCAAGCAGATCTACGACATCACGGGGTCCTCGGCCTGGGTCGGTTACGCGAGTTTCGCGGGACTCCTGCCCCTCGTCGTCTTCGCGCTGTGGGGCGGCGCGATCGCCGACAGCGTGGACCGGCGCAAGCTCCTCCTCGTCACGAACATCGGGATTGCCGTCACGTCCCTGCTCTTCTGGATACAGGCCGTCACCGGACTCGAATCGGTCGGCGTCCTGATGGTGCTGCTCGCCGTCCAGCAGGCGTTCTTCGGCCTCAACTCGCCGGCCCGCCAGGCCTCCATCGCCCGTCTGGTGCCCAAGGACGAACTGGCCGCGGCGAACGCGCTCGGCTCGACCGTCATGCAGACCGGCCTCGTCGCCGGCCCGTTGCTGGCCGGAGCCCTCATCCCCGTCGTGGGCCTCGCCGAGCTCTATCTCATCGACGCCCTCGCCCTGTGCGCCACGGTATGGGCGGTCTACCGGCTTCCCGCGCTGCCGCCCCTGGGCACCACCGCGGCGGCCGCCGGGCGGGCAGGTCTGCGGGGGATCGCGGAGGGCTTCCGCTACATCTCGCTCAACCAGGTGCTCCTGCTGTCCTTTGTCGCCGACATCATCGCCATGGTCTTCGGCATGCCGCGGGCGTTGTTCCCGCAGCTCGCCGCCCAGACGTATGCGCCGTACGGGGAGGGGCTGGCGCTCGGGCTTCTCTTCGCGGCTATCCCTATTGGGGCGGTGGTCGGTGGGCTCATGTCCGGTACGTTCTCGCGTGCGCGGCGGCACGGGCTCATGGTCATTGCCGCGGTGGTTGCCTGGGGTGTCGCCATCACCGGCTTCGGGTTGAGTTCCAATCTGTGGGTGGGGGTGGCGTTTCTTGCCGCCGCCGGGGTTGCCGACATGGTGTCCATGGTCTTCCGCGGGGCGATCCTTTTGTCGGCTGTCACCGATGAGCTTCGTGGTCGTATGCAGGGCGTTTTCACGGTCGTCGTGGCGGGGGGTCCGCGCCTGGCCGATGTCCTTCACGGGACGGCGGGCTCCGCGGTGGGTGCTCGCACGGCTGTTGCTGGTGGGGGTCTGCTTGTGGTTGTCACGATGGTGGTTCTGGCTGTGGCGATGCCGGCGTTGTGGCGGTACAGGGGGAGTGCGTAG
- a CDS encoding LysR family transcriptional regulator ArgP — protein MTELPLDQVRTLLAVVDEGTFDAAAAVLHVTPSAVSQRVKALEQRTGRVLLMRTKPVRPTESGEVVVRFARQLARLEDEARTELGMSGSDEPTRLSIAVNSDSLATWFLPALAHVPEELRLCYELRREDQDHTAALLREGLVMAAVTSSPEAVTGCSVRSLGRMRYLPVAGPDFASRWFGRWPDTPLRDVIADAPVVAFDRRDDLQDAFVRGLGRGRGAASSLRHLVPTSEGFVDAVAAGMGWGMAPEVQAAPLLEAGRLVNLAPDSKIYVPLYWQQWKLDFPALAAVSEAVAAAAAEALDSVRGG, from the coding sequence ATGACAGAGCTTCCTCTCGACCAGGTGCGTACGCTGCTGGCCGTCGTGGACGAGGGCACGTTCGACGCGGCGGCCGCGGTGCTGCATGTGACGCCGTCGGCGGTGAGCCAGCGGGTCAAGGCGCTCGAACAGCGCACGGGGCGTGTCCTGTTGATGCGTACGAAACCGGTCCGGCCGACCGAGTCCGGCGAGGTCGTCGTGCGGTTCGCGCGCCAACTGGCCCGCCTTGAGGACGAGGCCAGGACCGAGCTCGGCATGTCGGGCTCCGACGAGCCGACGCGTCTGTCGATCGCGGTGAACTCCGACTCACTGGCGACCTGGTTCCTGCCGGCGCTCGCCCACGTACCGGAAGAGCTGCGGCTCTGCTACGAGTTGCGCCGTGAGGATCAGGACCACACGGCCGCGTTGCTGCGCGAGGGGCTGGTGATGGCGGCGGTGACCTCGTCGCCGGAGGCGGTGACGGGTTGTTCCGTGCGGAGCCTCGGGCGTATGCGGTACCTCCCGGTGGCCGGGCCCGACTTCGCCTCGCGATGGTTCGGACGGTGGCCGGACACGCCGTTGCGGGACGTGATCGCCGACGCGCCCGTGGTGGCCTTCGACCGGCGCGACGATCTCCAGGACGCGTTCGTCCGGGGGCTCGGGCGCGGTCGTGGCGCGGCGAGTTCACTACGGCATCTCGTGCCGACCTCGGAGGGGTTCGTCGACGCCGTCGCGGCCGGAATGGGGTGGGGCATGGCCCCCGAGGTGCAGGCGGCGCCGCTGCTCGAAGCCGGACGGCTCGTCAATCTCGCGCCGGACTCGAAGATCTACGTTCCCCTGTACTGGCAGCAGTGGAAGCTCGACTTCCCGGCGCTCGCCGCCGTGTCCGAGGCCGTCGCGGCGGCGGCCGCCGAGGCTCTGGACTCGGTGCGAGGCGGCTGA
- a CDS encoding TetR/AcrR family transcriptional regulator: MSTSKTQSTSRTQGASTASNGPRRVPLTPGARRALEAAGRLFYDRGIHAVGVDLIAAEAGVTKKTLYDRFGSKEQIVVEYLADRDERWRAFLAPRLDAAHTPRDGVLAVFEASRDWMDACSPRGCSMVNAHAEIDDTSHPAYAIITGQKQWMLTLFTDLVRPLAPASAESLGRTLMLLHEGALVAHGLRIFPGALDHAREQAASLLTTAEGSRETG, from the coding sequence ATGAGCACCTCGAAGACGCAGAGCACATCGAGAACGCAGGGCGCGTCGACCGCCTCGAACGGGCCGCGCCGAGTGCCTCTGACCCCTGGCGCCCGCCGAGCGCTGGAGGCGGCCGGGCGACTGTTCTACGACCGCGGGATCCACGCCGTCGGTGTCGACCTCATCGCCGCCGAGGCCGGTGTCACGAAGAAGACGCTCTACGACCGGTTCGGCTCGAAGGAGCAGATCGTCGTCGAGTACCTCGCCGACCGCGACGAGCGCTGGCGGGCCTTCCTCGCACCCCGCCTCGACGCGGCCCACACCCCGCGCGACGGCGTTCTCGCCGTCTTCGAGGCCTCACGCGACTGGATGGACGCGTGCAGCCCGCGGGGTTGCAGCATGGTCAACGCCCACGCGGAGATCGACGACACCTCGCACCCGGCGTACGCGATCATCACCGGCCAGAAGCAGTGGATGCTCACCCTGTTCACCGACCTCGTACGCCCCCTCGCGCCCGCCTCGGCCGAATCCCTGGGCCGCACCCTGATGCTGCTCCACGAGGGAGCCCTCGTCGCCCACGGTCTGCGTATCTTTCCCGGCGCCCTCGACCACGCCCGCGAGCAGGCGGCGTCGCTGCTGACGACCGCCGAGGGCTCGCGCGAAACGGGCTGA
- a CDS encoding DMT family transporter, with the protein MNILLSIAFVGAWSSGFIGAKLGSGSAPAVTLLMWRFLPLALVLGVVALTATRASWRGLTSRDLVRQAAVGALSQSGYLLTVYYAIELGVSSGTTALIDGTQPLVAGALAGPLLGLPVSRTQWLGLGLGVTGVAVVTTADAGAGTGVAWWAYLVPFLGMLSLVAATFLDRRSRTDVRPMVSMTVHAVTSAVVFTALAAATGTVAPPASGSFWTAVVWLVVLSTFGGYGLYWLILRRSGVTKVNTLMFLMAPVTAVWGALMFGEPFGTQTVVGLALGLLAVAVVHRGDRHDHHSHHDHHDRLRRTDRDRGDQDCQQPPAPEAVTPRRSAWYRARSSSPRPGRPVRATPTAGPGSG; encoded by the coding sequence GTGAACATCCTGTTGTCGATCGCTTTCGTCGGGGCCTGGAGCTCCGGTTTCATCGGGGCCAAGCTCGGATCGGGCAGCGCCCCGGCCGTCACGCTTCTCATGTGGCGCTTTCTGCCGCTGGCCCTGGTCCTGGGCGTCGTCGCGCTCACCGCGACGCGGGCGTCGTGGCGGGGGCTGACTTCCCGCGATCTGGTCCGGCAGGCCGCCGTGGGGGCGCTGTCGCAGAGCGGATATCTGCTGACGGTCTACTACGCGATCGAACTGGGCGTCTCCAGCGGCACCACGGCTCTCATCGACGGCACACAGCCCCTGGTGGCCGGAGCGCTGGCCGGGCCCCTGCTGGGCCTGCCGGTGTCGCGTACGCAGTGGCTCGGGCTGGGGCTGGGCGTGACCGGCGTCGCCGTCGTCACCACGGCCGACGCGGGCGCCGGGACGGGCGTCGCGTGGTGGGCGTATCTCGTGCCGTTCCTCGGCATGCTCTCCCTGGTGGCGGCGACCTTCCTGGACCGCCGGTCCCGTACGGACGTCCGCCCGATGGTGTCGATGACGGTCCATGCCGTCACAAGTGCCGTCGTGTTCACGGCACTTGCCGCGGCCACCGGAACGGTGGCACCACCCGCGAGCGGCTCCTTCTGGACCGCGGTGGTGTGGCTCGTGGTGCTCTCCACCTTCGGCGGGTACGGGCTGTACTGGCTGATCCTGCGGCGGTCGGGGGTGACCAAGGTCAACACCCTCATGTTCCTGATGGCTCCCGTCACGGCCGTGTGGGGTGCGCTGATGTTCGGCGAACCCTTCGGGACACAGACGGTGGTGGGACTGGCACTCGGGCTCCTGGCCGTCGCCGTCGTCCATCGGGGCGACCGCCACGACCACCACAGTCATCACGACCATCACGACCGGCTCCGGCGAACAGACCGCGATCGCGGCGACCAGGACTGCCAACAGCCTCCGGCCCCGGAGGCTGTCACGCCCCGGCGATCAGCGTGGTACCGAGCGCGATCATCATCGCCGCGACCAGGGCGTCCAGTACGCGCCACGCCGACGGCCGGGCCAGGAAGCGGCTGA
- a CDS encoding universal stress protein: MTRPITVGVDGSAESLAAVHWAAREAVRRSLALRVVHAWEKSDGEDRTGDVRDALAETARDVTGRHPDLPVTTDLLEGDRVDALVAAAADAETLVLGTRGHGAIVGFLLGSVGQQVVAESARPVVLVRAGDLAESEAAGREIVVGQQGGPDDSAAALEFAFETAAARGAAVRVVRAWSLPTVFTFSPASLKLADEAGGLEQYENKALAEALRSWEERFPEVRVTQHVEMGSAGEVLLTAAAPAQLLVVGRRAHPSAVGGRVGSVAHAAMHHAPCPVAVVPPV, translated from the coding sequence ATGACCCGCCCGATCACCGTGGGAGTAGACGGTTCCGCCGAATCCCTGGCCGCCGTGCACTGGGCGGCCAGGGAGGCGGTACGCCGTTCACTGGCGCTGCGTGTGGTGCACGCCTGGGAGAAGTCCGACGGCGAGGACCGGACCGGGGACGTGCGGGACGCGCTGGCGGAGACCGCCCGCGACGTCACCGGCCGGCACCCGGACCTGCCGGTGACCACCGACCTCCTCGAAGGCGACCGGGTCGACGCGCTGGTCGCCGCGGCGGCCGACGCCGAGACGCTGGTCCTCGGCACCCGCGGGCACGGCGCGATCGTCGGTTTCCTGCTCGGTTCCGTCGGACAGCAGGTGGTCGCGGAGTCCGCGCGGCCCGTCGTCCTCGTACGCGCCGGGGACCTCGCCGAGTCCGAGGCGGCCGGCCGCGAGATCGTCGTCGGGCAGCAGGGCGGCCCGGACGACAGCGCGGCGGCACTGGAGTTCGCGTTCGAGACGGCGGCGGCACGCGGCGCCGCCGTACGCGTCGTACGGGCGTGGAGCCTGCCCACCGTCTTCACCTTCAGCCCCGCCTCGCTCAAGCTCGCCGACGAGGCAGGGGGACTGGAGCAGTACGAGAACAAGGCGCTCGCGGAGGCGCTGCGCTCCTGGGAGGAGCGCTTCCCCGAGGTCCGGGTGACCCAGCACGTCGAGATGGGCAGCGCGGGCGAGGTACTGCTCACGGCGGCCGCCCCGGCCCAGCTGCTGGTGGTGGGCCGGCGCGCGCACCCTTCCGCCGTCGGTGGACGGGTGGGTTCGGTGGCCCATGCGGCCATGCACCACGCGCCCTGCCCGGTGGCGGTCGTCCCGCCGGTCTGA
- a CDS encoding solute symporter family protein, producing the protein MVTLPQDRLVTLSAGVVGGFSLKLTFILFVSVVVVSMFTALIIAPQGDEISEFYLGNRTMTPLRNGLAMCGDYLSAATLLGSTGLVALTGYDGLLYLVGTSVAWVMVLLLIAEPLRNSGKFTLGDTLALRLPRNQRSVRLALAFCTLTVTVLYLVAQLVGSVALLTQFLGEPSSATRTLCIVAIGTLVVLYVALGGMPGATFIQIVKAVMLVVGVAVTAVMVLHRYNWNVDDLLGGAASGSGIGQRFLEPGLRYGGSTTSKLDFFSLQIAIVLGLAALPHVMMRLLAPSATRVLRRSILWAMGLVGFVCLAAGVLGLGATAIVGRDVIADIDAKGDAAVLLLAQDIGGALLTALISCLAFVTLLAVAAGLTLAAASSLAHDLYGEVVRKGRASQREELTVARLSAVVIGVLGMLLALVSWGTNTATLAFLAFAIAASAILPTMVYSLFWRRFNARGALLSLYGGLITSVLLVVCSPVVSSRPASFYPDADFAFFPLQNPGIVSVPAGFLLGWLGTVLASRPKDSEPPETYERFEVRAVLGVDQPV; encoded by the coding sequence ATGGTGACGCTCCCCCAGGACCGGCTGGTCACTCTCTCCGCCGGTGTCGTCGGCGGTTTCAGTCTGAAGCTGACCTTCATCCTGTTCGTGTCGGTCGTCGTGGTCAGCATGTTCACCGCGCTCATCATCGCGCCGCAGGGTGACGAGATCAGCGAGTTCTATCTCGGCAACCGCACGATGACGCCGCTGCGCAACGGCCTGGCGATGTGCGGGGACTACCTCTCCGCCGCCACCCTGCTCGGCAGCACCGGTCTGGTCGCACTGACCGGCTACGACGGCCTGCTGTACCTCGTGGGAACCAGCGTGGCCTGGGTGATGGTGCTGCTGCTGATCGCCGAACCCCTGCGCAACTCCGGCAAGTTCACGCTCGGCGACACCCTGGCACTGCGCCTGCCACGCAACCAGCGCTCCGTCCGCCTGGCGCTCGCCTTCTGCACGCTGACCGTCACCGTGCTCTACCTCGTCGCCCAACTGGTCGGCAGCGTCGCCCTGCTGACGCAGTTCCTCGGCGAACCGTCCAGCGCCACCCGCACCCTGTGCATCGTGGCCATCGGCACCCTGGTCGTGCTGTACGTGGCGCTCGGCGGTATGCCCGGCGCGACCTTCATCCAGATCGTCAAGGCCGTCATGCTGGTCGTCGGTGTCGCCGTGACCGCCGTCATGGTGCTGCACCGCTACAACTGGAACGTCGACGATCTGCTGGGCGGAGCCGCCTCCGGCAGTGGGATCGGGCAGCGGTTCCTGGAGCCCGGGCTGCGCTACGGCGGCAGCACGACCAGCAAGCTCGACTTCTTCAGTCTGCAGATCGCCATCGTGCTGGGGCTGGCCGCGCTCCCCCACGTGATGATGCGGCTGCTGGCCCCGAGCGCCACCCGGGTGCTGCGGCGCTCCATCCTGTGGGCCATGGGCCTGGTCGGTTTCGTGTGCCTGGCCGCGGGCGTGCTCGGCCTCGGCGCGACCGCGATCGTCGGCCGGGACGTCATCGCGGACATCGACGCGAAGGGCGACGCCGCGGTGCTGCTGCTCGCCCAGGACATCGGTGGCGCTCTGCTCACCGCGCTCATCTCCTGTCTGGCGTTCGTCACGCTGCTGGCCGTGGCCGCGGGCCTCACCCTCGCGGCGGCCTCCTCCCTCGCGCACGACCTGTACGGAGAGGTGGTCCGCAAGGGCCGGGCGAGCCAGCGGGAGGAGCTGACCGTGGCCCGGCTGTCCGCCGTGGTGATCGGTGTCCTGGGGATGCTGCTCGCGCTCGTCTCGTGGGGGACGAACACCGCCACCCTGGCGTTCCTGGCTTTCGCCATCGCCGCGTCCGCGATCCTGCCGACGATGGTCTACAGCCTGTTCTGGCGCCGCTTCAACGCGCGCGGCGCCCTGCTCAGCCTGTACGGCGGCCTCATCACGTCCGTACTGCTGGTCGTCTGCTCGCCCGTCGTCTCCTCCAGGCCCGCCTCGTTCTACCCGGACGCGGACTTCGCCTTCTTCCCGCTGCAGAACCCGGGCATCGTCTCCGTACCTGCCGGGTTCCTGCTGGGCTGGCTGGGCACCGTCCTGGCCTCCCGCCCCAAGGACAGCGAGCCGCCCGAGACGTACGAGAGGTTCGAGGTCCGCGCGGTGCTGGGGGTGGATCAGCCGGTCTGA
- a CDS encoding DUF4032 domain-containing protein, giving the protein MALQISATNPEHPALLLDLPWQLPLEEWPEHYLVPLPRGISRHVVRYARAGTEVVAVKELAERPALREYELLRSLDRLNIPSVDPLAVVTGRTDEGGDPLESVLITRHLGGSMPYRSMFETTMRPATMHRLMDALAVLLVRLHLAGFAWGDCSLSNTLFRRDAGAYAAYLVDAETGELHPQLSPGQREYDLDLARVNISGELLDLEASGALHPSVDPIEFGMEICARYNRLWEELTRTSVYPAGKHHYIDRRIRRLNDLGFDVAEMQIAHSSNGDTVTFVPKVVDAGHHQRQLLRLTGLDAEENQARRLLNDLEAWMATQDDYAPGDPLAARPEVLAHRWVRDVFRPTVRAIPRELRGSMDPAELYHGLLEHRWYLSERAQHDIGLDTAVEDYVKNILPAMRDALPPPTDDPAPSV; this is encoded by the coding sequence ATGGCATTGCAGATCAGCGCCACCAACCCGGAGCATCCTGCGCTCCTGCTCGACCTGCCGTGGCAGCTGCCCCTGGAGGAGTGGCCCGAGCACTATCTGGTGCCGCTGCCGCGGGGCATCTCGCGGCACGTGGTGCGTTACGCGCGCGCCGGCACGGAGGTCGTGGCGGTCAAGGAGCTCGCCGAGCGGCCCGCCCTGCGGGAGTACGAGCTGCTGCGCAGTCTCGACCGGCTGAACATCCCGTCGGTGGACCCGCTCGCCGTGGTCACCGGCCGCACCGACGAGGGCGGCGACCCGCTGGAATCCGTACTGATCACCCGGCATCTGGGCGGCTCGATGCCCTACCGGTCGATGTTCGAGACGACCATGCGTCCGGCCACCATGCACCGGCTCATGGACGCGCTGGCGGTACTGCTGGTCCGGCTCCATCTGGCCGGGTTCGCCTGGGGCGACTGCTCGCTGTCCAACACGCTGTTCCGGCGCGACGCGGGCGCGTACGCCGCGTATCTCGTCGACGCCGAGACCGGGGAACTGCATCCGCAACTGAGCCCCGGGCAGCGCGAGTACGACCTGGACCTCGCGCGTGTGAACATCAGCGGGGAGCTGCTGGACCTGGAGGCGTCCGGCGCCCTCCACCCGTCGGTGGACCCGATCGAGTTCGGTATGGAGATCTGCGCGCGCTACAACCGGCTCTGGGAGGAGCTCACCCGCACGTCCGTGTATCCGGCGGGCAAGCACCACTACATCGACCGCCGCATCCGCCGACTGAACGACCTCGGTTTCGACGTCGCCGAGATGCAGATCGCGCACTCCTCGAACGGGGACACCGTCACGTTCGTGCCGAAGGTCGTCGACGCGGGCCACCACCAGCGCCAGTTGCTGCGGCTGACCGGGCTGGACGCCGAGGAGAACCAGGCGCGGCGGCTGCTGAACGACCTGGAGGCCTGGATGGCCACCCAGGACGACTACGCGCCCGGGGACCCCCTCGCCGCCCGCCCGGAGGTGCTGGCCCACCGCTGGGTGCGGGACGTCTTCCGGCCGACCGTACGCGCCATCCCCCGCGAGCTGCGCGGCTCGATGGATCCGGCCGAGCTCTACCACGGGCTCCTCGAACACCGCTGGTACCTGTCCGAGCGGGCCCAGCACGACATCGGCCTGGACACGGCGGTCGAGGACTACGTCAAGAACATCCTCCCCGCGATGCGTGACGCGCTGCCGCCGCCGACGGACGATCCGGCGCCGTCCGTCTGA
- a CDS encoding DUF485 domain-containing protein: MIASRPDFRSIRGAHRRFGAVALSISVGGFLLFVLLSSFLPDVLNRPLFGHVTLGLAGGVGQFVVMALTAWRYTVHMERRVDPAADRLRAELHRDAAARARVPRQQRRFGGW; the protein is encoded by the coding sequence ATGATCGCTTCGCGTCCCGACTTCCGCTCCATCCGCGGCGCCCACCGCAGATTCGGGGCGGTGGCGCTGTCGATCTCGGTGGGCGGGTTCCTGCTGTTCGTGCTGCTGTCGAGTTTCCTGCCCGATGTGCTCAATCGGCCGCTGTTCGGTCATGTGACGCTGGGACTCGCGGGCGGGGTGGGGCAGTTCGTCGTGATGGCCCTGACCGCGTGGCGGTACACGGTGCACATGGAGCGTCGGGTCGACCCGGCCGCCGACCGCCTGCGCGCAGAGTTGCATCGCGACGCGGCCGCGCGGGCCCGGGTTCCCCGGCAGCAGAGGCGGTTCGGCGGATGGTGA
- a CDS encoding LLM class flavin-dependent oxidoreductase gives MRAGVVVAAQPGVEDLAVQAEELGLHSFWVNDTPMVHGDPFVALSLCAKATTRIRLGIGVTSPALRSAPAAASGLASLNALAPGRIICGIGTGNTARRTLGMRPTTAAGLENFTAALQDLCAGRPTEYREGDRVRDIRFLHAGGHVNTADPIEFVVAALGPRAAAVAGRRGTGLISFGLLDPAAWHALQDTRRHAAQGTRHDPDSRADSYVVTSLHLLDEDEDPHGDAARDATGHLVLSLLAFAADTAADTPAFADQLGPEEREAVRRLLDRRGTTATAPDRHIKLYPNYLGRIAPQDRDLVLPSLMNTLALVGTRDDLLARLTTLQQAGIDELLIQPVIDPPTEMTQLAKLLT, from the coding sequence ATGCGTGCAGGCGTCGTTGTCGCCGCGCAGCCCGGTGTGGAGGACCTCGCTGTGCAGGCCGAGGAGTTGGGCCTGCACAGCTTCTGGGTCAACGACACCCCGATGGTCCACGGCGACCCCTTCGTCGCCTTGAGTCTGTGTGCGAAGGCCACCACCCGCATCAGGCTCGGCATCGGCGTGACCTCACCGGCGCTGCGCTCGGCCCCGGCCGCCGCGAGCGGCCTCGCCAGCCTCAACGCCCTGGCACCGGGCCGGATCATCTGCGGAATCGGCACCGGGAACACCGCCCGGCGCACCCTGGGCATGCGGCCGACCACGGCGGCCGGGCTGGAGAACTTCACCGCCGCACTGCAGGACCTGTGTGCCGGACGTCCGACCGAGTACCGCGAAGGTGACCGGGTCCGCGACATCCGGTTCCTGCACGCCGGGGGGCACGTGAACACCGCCGACCCGATCGAATTCGTCGTGGCCGCGCTCGGGCCGCGGGCCGCCGCCGTCGCCGGCCGCCGCGGAACCGGCCTCATCTCCTTCGGCCTGCTGGACCCCGCCGCCTGGCACGCGCTGCAGGACACCCGCCGCCACGCCGCCCAGGGCACACGCCACGACCCCGACTCCCGGGCGGACTCCTACGTGGTCACGTCACTCCACCTGCTCGACGAGGACGAGGACCCCCACGGCGACGCGGCCCGGGACGCGACGGGCCACCTCGTCCTGTCGCTGCTGGCCTTCGCCGCAGACACGGCCGCCGACACACCCGCCTTCGCCGATCAACTCGGCCCCGAGGAACGCGAGGCGGTGCGGCGGCTCCTCGACCGGCGCGGCACCACCGCCACCGCGCCGGACCGGCACATCAAGCTCTACCCCAACTACCTCGGACGCATCGCGCCGCAGGACCGGGACCTGGTCCTGCCCTCACTGATGAACACCCTGGCCCTGGTCGGCACCCGCGACGATCTCCTCGCCCGCCTCACCACCCTGCAACAGGCCGGCATCGACGAACTCCTCATCCAGCCGGTGATCGACCCACCCACCGAGATGACCCAACTAGCAAAACTCCTCACCTGA